Part of the Sorghum bicolor cultivar BTx623 chromosome 1, Sorghum_bicolor_NCBIv3, whole genome shotgun sequence genome, ATGTCCGCAGAAGACAAAGCAATATGCACTCGTATATATTCACTGGAGACTGTACTACAGTGCCAGGAAGAGGGAGTGGAGCGAACAGCGAGGCAGGCAGCGGAGGCGTGACCACACCAGGGATCTGAAGGGAGGTGAAGTAGTTGGCGAAGTCCTGCATCTGACGCTGCTGGTGTTGTTGAAACGCCTCGAACTGCCGCGCCAGCTCCTGCCGATGGGCCTCGTTCTGGCGCGCTATCTCCTGCCGATGGGCCTCCTCCGCGGACTCCTACCTGGCCCGCAACTCGGCCAACTGGGACTGCAATAACACACCCGTGATGTTTGAACAATGCACTAGGTATATATGTAAAGTATATGAACGACGCATAAAACTATAGTTACCTGGAAAGACGGCTGCCGAGCTCGTATGGGGATGTCGGAGGAGGTCGTGCTGCTCGCCTGTCGCACCTGGCGGAGCGTGGGCACAGTGGTCGGGTCGATGGCGCTGTGGGCCATATAGTACCGCCCGTGCTGCTTCCCTCCTCCAGCCCTCATCAGGATCTCTGTGTCGAGGGGCTCAGTGGCGGGGTCGAAGTCGTCCCCGTGGCGCGCGCGAGCATGTGAGGTGTACTCGGCCATCTTCTCGTAGGCGTTCGGGTTGGTGTACGCCTCGGCCTCGTCCGCGGGGCTGTAGACGTTGTTTGGATTGTCCGCTCGGCCCTTGTGTGCAAGGGCGTACCCCACGTACTCGTTGATGACTATGCCACCATGCGACTGGGACTCCGAGAAAAACACAAGGATGATTACACGTAATGAGAATGAATACATTAATGAATGAACAAATGAAATGAACAGAAGCGTACCCATGTGTCCATGTACCCTGGGAGGGAGCGGCTCCCTTGGTGGTGGGCCGGTCCTGGCATCTGCAGGCGGTACGCCCGTCTGGCTCTCCGCTCGGCGTACGCCTCCGGCCTTCTCCACCAGTCTACAATGGCCTCCTAGCAGTCAAGATGGCCCTTGCACCATTCAGCAGGAAACTGCATTTGACACGTCATAAGATGAATCAAAAGAAATGTAGCGTACTTATTTTTTCATGGATGGAATCAGAAGTAATGTTTCATACTTACCTACTGGTCCCTGGTGAGATCGGTGTCGGGATCCAGGATCATCTCCCTAGCCTGGCTCTTGCCCACCGACCGGCCAAGGACGTCGGCGTTGTAGGTGACGACACACTGGATGCGCGCCTCGTGGTACATGTCCTTGACCCGGTCTTTGCAGGTCTCCTCCTGCGCATACGCAACCCTGTCCGCGGGGGCGCCGTCCTCTATCACGTACCACTCCTGCATACATACATCATGCATCATTTTAATATTTCAAGAATAAATGCATAATATTGAGCAACGTTGTGCGATGATGACTCACCCAGAACTCGTCCTTGATGACCTGTGCGATGGGAACATTGTTCTCGTCCAACACGCTGTAGAAGTGGTCCCACGTGAAGGCTGGCTCACGTCTCCCTTTGTGGGTGACGAAACCAGGGTAGTGCTTCTTAATAAGGAGGCCCTGGATAGAACTAGGGTGGCGGAATTTGCCCGCACTCACAATCTGAAACCTGCACGATTCATTAAGAAAAATTGTTAGTTGACGGCTTGATTTCCAACATATCATATGAATAAGTTGTGAAAACATGAACGTTTACTTACTTATCACCCACGGGTCGAATCGTCCCACGTGAGTGTGCCGCAGGCGCCGAGGTAGGGAGGCGCGTGACCCCGCGCTGGTAGGGCTTCCTTGAAGCTGAGGAAGTCGGCTCCAACGGTGTCATCGCGCCCAAGTCaacgtcctcgtcctcgtccaggCCCTGGGCCTGGACctcgtcctcatcctcgtcctcgtcctctcctcgtcctcatcgTACTCCTCGGCCTCTCGTCGTcctctcctcgtcctcgtcctcgtccacgTCCTCGTCgtctcctcgtcctcgtcctcggccCCGTCCTCGTCCACGTCCTCGCCCTGCTCCCCGTCCCCTCCTCGGCCTCTCCTCGTGAAGCTCCTCcatcctcctcatcctcctcgtcgtcctctcctcctcctgctcctcgtcgTTGGGCCTCATGAAGGCCGAGGTGACCCCCGTCCTTTGCTGCCGCCTACTTCCACCTGGCATACTGTCCTGTGCCTGCAATAACAAAGATTACAAAAATTAGTAATAATCAAAAAAATATAGTATTACATGaacgaaacattattgcaaagaAATAATAAGAAAAATATAGTATTACATGAGGTTTAGAAATTATCTCCACCAACGGTAAAGGTTGGcagctcatcatcactatcactattgtcatcatcactatcaataTTGTCGAGCTCTCTTAAGTCCTCCTTGTCGTCTGTGTCACTGTCActattgtcatcatcactaacaAGCCTATCGCGCTCAGCCCGCCATCGTTCAAGCATCATTAAGTCCTTAGCATCTTGCACCACTTCACCCTCGTCCTCATCGATGTCATTGTCTACTTCCATGCCCATCAGCGAATCAAGGTCTATCTCCAAACGCCCTTGTAGCCCCTCAGGTTGATAGAACTCTCCAGTATCTGCCATCGGGTCAAAGTTGTAATCATCCTCATTTGGGACAGGCGCTTTGCCGCGTGGCGATACCAAGTGCACAAGGTACCAACCCTTAAGGTCCTTGTTTTTTTGGCACGCCCATGGGAGATAATAAACTTGCGTGGCCTATTGAGCCACAATGTAGACATCTTCTCCTTTATAGACAGAATCTAGTCGAATTTCAAGTTGCCCGATGTCATCGGCTCTTCTAATGATGTTAGGATCGAACCAATGGCATTTGAATATCACTGGGTTAAGAGGTTTGGGGCCCTCAAAGTGGAGCTCGTATATTTCTTCGACTATGCCGTAATAGTCGCGATCATCGGTGCCGGGCGTACGAACTCCTGTGCACGTGGTCTTCCGGTTGGGCCGACACTCTTCGTACCTTCTCGTCCGAAAGCGATAGTCATTCACATCATAAATGTTGAAGGACTTGACCTTACTGGAGGAGCCCCTTGCAACCTGTTTAAGTTCACCACTCATTTCACTATCCGTGCGGGCCTTTGTACGGAACCAGGAAATAAAATCAGCATTTTTTATAAGatcgtcttcttcttggatgGTAGGAGCCCTTCTAT contains:
- the LOC110432432 gene encoding uncharacterized protein F23B12.7-like is translated as MADTGEFYQPEGLQGRLEIDLDSLMGMEVDNDIDEDEGEVVQDAKDLMMLERWRAERDRLVSDDDNSDSDTDDKEDLRELDNIDSDDDNSDSDDELPTFTAQDSMPGGSRRQQRTGVTSAFMRPNDEEQEEERTTRRMRRMEELHEERPRRGRGAGRGRGRGRGRGRGRGDDEDVDEDEDEERTTRGRGVR